In Thermanaerovibrio velox DSM 12556, the genomic stretch CACTATGAGGGCGTTGATGAGCGGTTTGTGAGGGAGCACGTGGACCTGGAGATATCGCTGGGTGACTTTGTGCTCACCGGAGGGGAGCTTCCCGCCATGGCGGTTTTGGACGCGGTGGCCCGTCTGGTGCCCGGCGTGGTGGGCCGCATGGAGGCGGTGAGGGAGGACTCCTTTTACAGGGGTTTTCTGGACCATCCTCACTACACCAGGCCGGCGGTGTGGCGGGGGATTAAGGCCCCGGAGGAACTGCTTGGGGGTGACCACGGGGTCATCGAGGAGTTCCGGCGCCGGGAGAGGGTTCGCAGGACCTTGGAGCGGCGTCCGGACCTTTTGGCCAGGACCGGGCTGAACGGGCATCTCAACGGTGGGTTCTACGTCTACGTGGGCGAGGAGGGGGAGGATCCCTTTAAGCTGCTTCCCCTGTGTGGTGCCTTCGGGGGGGTGAGGCTTCTGGCCCACCGTTCCATCAAGGGGGATCAGCCGGGAGAGGGTGTGAAGTTCTTCCCATCCTTCGGGGCCGCCCTGAGGTGGATAACCTCCCGGGAGAGGGCGAAGCCCCTTGTCCTTACTGCCGGAGAGGGCGGGGACTTCAAGTGGTTGTCCGCCAAGAGGAGGGTCCTTGAGTACCTGGGACCCTCGGTGATCGC encodes the following:
- the trmD gene encoding tRNA (guanosine(37)-N1)-methyltransferase TrmD: MRITVVTAFPDLIRGYLGFSVIGRGVSSGALEVQVLDLRDFAEGSYRQVDDYSFGGGGMVLMAEPLTRALVSADPQGDAFVVYPSPQGVHLHQELVEELASKEHLVLVCGHYEGVDERFVREHVDLEISLGDFVLTGGELPAMAVLDAVARLVPGVVGRMEAVREDSFYRGFLDHPHYTRPAVWRGIKAPEELLGGDHGVIEEFRRRERVRRTLERRPDLLARTGLNGHLNGGFYVYVGEEGEDPFKLLPLCGAFGGVRLLAHRSIKGDQPGEGVKFFPSFGAALRWITSRERAKPLVLTAGEGGDFKWLSAKRRVLEYLGPSVIALGGRFEGDVLLGVPRSSRGPVSLGETLCHWLTRFFQVDDPGRQGG